The Epinephelus lanceolatus isolate andai-2023 chromosome 1, ASM4190304v1, whole genome shotgun sequence genome has a window encoding:
- the b9d2 gene encoding B9 domain-containing protein 2, with amino-acid sequence MAELHIIGQIIGASGFPQNSLFCKWGVHTGGAWRLLTGLKEGQTQVDIPQIGDMAYWSHPIDLHYTTKGLQGWPKLHLQVWHQDSFGRCELYGYGYCHVPSSPGHHRISCVTWRPLGSWQEQLAQMFVGGGPQLRSTDIIYSGADRYRLHTEAMGTVELELGIILRHLDKYGVES; translated from the coding sequence ATGGCAGAGCTGCACATCATAGGCCAAATCATCGGGGCCAGTGGTTTCCCGCAGAACAGCCTATTTTGCAAATGGGGAGTTCACACGGGAGGAGCATGGCGTCTCCTGACTGGGCTGAAGGAGGGTCAGACCCAGGTGGATATCCCCCAGATAGGAGACATGGCGTACTGGAGTCACCCGATTGATCTGCACTACACGACCAAGGGACTCCAGGGCTGGCCAAAGCTTCACCTCCAGGTGTGGCACCAGGACTCCTTTGGGCGCTGCGAGTTGTACGGTTACGGGTACTGCCACGTCCCTTCCAGCCCCGGACACCACCGGATAAGCTGTGTGACCTGGAGGCCGCTCGGCTCCTGGCAGGAGCAGCTGGCTCAAATGTTTGTCGGCGGAGGTCCTCAGCTCCGCAGCACGGACATTATCTACAGCGGGGCGGACAGATACAGACTGCACACCGAAGCTATGGGGACCGTGGAGCTGGAGCTCGGCATCATCCTGAGGCACCTCGACAAATATGGCGTCGAGAGTTAA